Below is a window of 'Nostoc azollae' 0708 DNA.
CTATCTCCTCAAGCCAGGTAAGATGGTGGCGAAGATTTTGTTAGAAGAACCCATACTGCTGATTAGAAATAAAGATGGTCAGGTTTCAGCCGTGCGAGATATATGTCCTCATCGCGCTGTACCCTTAAGTTGTGGCCGATTCAATGGACAAGAAGTAGAATGCTGTTATCACGGTTGGCGCTTTGATCCCAAGGGACGTTGTGTAGAGATTCCATCCTTATTACCAGAGCAAAACACCGATTTAAGTCGCTTTGATGTGCAATCATATCCCATACAAGAGACTCAAGGCAACATTTGGATATATATGTCAGATGGGGATAAATATAAACCCAGTCCTGTGGAAAACGAAGTTCCTATAGTATCAGGTGTTATTGAACAACAACCCCATCTAGTAGAAGTGATACGGTTTCCCTGTTTTATAGATCATGCAGTGACAGGTTTAATGGATCCTGCCCATTCTCCTTATGTGCATCGGGTATGGTGGTGGAGAAGCGGAGAACTGCATGAAGAAGTTAAAGAGTTTGATCCTTCACCTTACGGCTTTACAGTCCGGCGACATAAGCTTTCAGAGAATATGGAGAATATGAGCCGATTATATTGGTTAGTTGGTGGTGGTATTCCCGAAGTAGAAATTTCTTTTCGTTTACCTGGTGTGAGAATAGAAGAAATTACTTTTGGCAAACATCGAGTTTCTAACTTGACAGCAGTTACACCAATTTCTGAAACAGAAACAGAAGTAAATTTTGTGCTTTATGGCATACCTGCTTGGTTAAGAATCTTCAAACCTCTGATTCATATCTTGGCACGGAAATTTCTGGGACAAGACCGAACAGTAGTAGAAAAACAGCAAGTTGGGCTTAAATACAATCCTGTGTTGCGATTAATTAAAGATTCAGATATGCAAGCACAATGGTATTATCAACTAA
It encodes the following:
- a CDS encoding aromatic ring-hydroxylating oxygenase subunit alpha, which produces MIDNNILLRNIWYYALPSYLLKPGKMVAKILLEEPILLIRNKDGQVSAVRDICPHRAVPLSCGRFNGQEVECCYHGWRFDPKGRCVEIPSLLPEQNTDLSRFDVQSYPIQETQGNIWIYMSDGDKYKPSPVENEVPIVSGVIEQQPHLVEVIRFPCFIDHAVTGLMDPAHSPYVHRVWWWRSGELHEEVKEFDPSPYGFTVRRHKLSENMENMSRLYWLVGGGIPEVEISFRLPGVRIEEITFGKHRVSNLTAVTPISETETEVNFVLYGIPAWLRIFKPLIHILARKFLGQDRTVVEKQQVGLKYNPVLRLIKDSDMQAQWYYQLKREFARATSEKREFINPVKSILLRWRA